The DNA window TGTTGCTTCAGGATACCACGCCATTGAATTTTTACTTTGGGGACAAGATCAAGATTACAACAATTTTCTAGAAGATAATATTACACACGGTCCAATGACGGCAGGTCAACGTCCGCTTTCTGATTTCACCACAGATAAATTCGCAAAACGCCGTTTAGCATACTTAAAAGCGGCAACCGATAAATTAGTTGATGATTTACAGGTCGTTTATAGTGCTTGGACACCAACGGGAGAATATCGCCAAGCTTTAACAGGAAAACTCACTGGCAAACAGGCAAAAGATAATATTCCAACAGGTAGTGCATTAAAAGATATCTTTATTGGTATGGGAATGTTTATTAAATCTGAACTCGCCAATGAACGTATTGCAGTAGCCGTATTAACCCCAAGTGAAGAAGATGAACATTCTTGTTTTTCAGATAATACCCACCGTGATATTGCACAAAACTTTTTAGGTTTTGAAAATGTTTTGTTAGGTAAATACAATGGCAAAAAAATTGGCATAGCACCAATTGATCAGTTGAATGCAAAAGATAAAACTGAAATTGAAAAAATGCTAAAAAGTATTAATACTCGTATTGCCAAAATCAATCATTTAGCACAAACGACTATGCATTTTGACTATCAGATCCGTCCTGAAAATAAAGAAGCAGTGCAAAATATTGTTAGCCTTAAAAATGAACTCCGCCGTCTAGGAGATAAAATGGTGATTGTTGCAAAAGCATACGGTATCACTTTAACGACCGATGATGTAACCGATAGTGAAGAAAATCATGATTATGAAAAATAACGAATAAAATGCGGAAATATAATTACTCACTATATTTCGCTTAAATAAGGTTATCGTTAATGAACGCTTTTTTATCAATCTTGGGTCGCCATTTTTTAAGGGCGACCTTACTTTTAATGCCAATATCTGCTTTTTCTTCAAGCCATCTTTTTGAAAGCCGTCAATATTTGCCATCTCACAATGCGATTTCTAATTTAACTGATGAAGAAGTCGATCAGTTTACACTCGGACGGTCTTTTTTCACTGTCCCTTGGGTTGCTGCTCCTAGTGCAACGACCGCTCGTGATGGGCTTGGTCCTTTATTTAATGCAAATGCCTGTGTTGCTTGTCATAGTGAAACTCGGCATAAAACACCATTTAAAGCAAATGAAAATGTACATCGAACATTAGTGTTTAAACTCTCTCAACCTCAAAAACACCATTTACGCCCCGCTCACTTAGTTACAATGCCTGATCCAGTGTATGGTTTACAAATTGCAATTAATGCAACTGGCACTGTACCTTTTGAAGCTAAAACAAATGTTAAATGGGAATTTCATACTGAAATGCTTGCTGATGGTACAAAAATTGAATTACGCCGTCCAATTGGTTATTTAACCGAATTAAATTACGGCGATCTCGATCCTGATACCAAAATTAGTTTAAGACTCGCACCTGTTCTAGTTGGGCTAGGTTTATTAGCCCAAGTACCTGATCAACAAATTATTGCATTGGCAGAACAGCAGGCTAAAACAGCAGGAAGTGTTAAAGGTAAAGTACAATGGGTTTTTAATCCTTACACTCAACAAAAAGAACTCGGACGTTTTGGTTATAAAGCGGCACATAGTACAATACGTATGCAAACTGCTGATGCAGCACATAATGATATGGGATTAACCAATCCATTCTACCCTGAAGAAAATTGTTCAGAAAGCCAGATAGCTTGTAAAAATGCAGTGCGTTCAAGGCACTCACCACAAGGAAGAATTGATCTCCCTTTATTAAGGTTAAATGCGATTGCATTTTACTTGGAAAAATTAAAAGCACCTGCAAATTTAACATCACAGTATTCTTCATTAGGTGAAAAAATTTTTGACCAGATAGGCTGTGCTCAATGCCATCAACCATATTTAACCACCCAAAATAATATCCGTTTTCAACCTTATACTGATATGCTATTGCACGATATGGGAGAAGGCTTAGAGGATAATCGACCTGAATTTGAAGCCAGTAGTCGAATGTGGAAAACAACTCCACTCTGGGGGATTGGGGCAAAATTACGTGCAGGTATCCCATTCTTACACGATGGAAGAGCAAGGAATTTAACCGAAGCTATCTTATGGCACGATGGTGAAAGTAAAACTGCAAAACAAAAATTTAAACAGTTAGATCAAACAGAAAGACAAAATTTATTAAAATTTTTGGAGTCATTATGAAAAAAATCTTAATTAGTCTTGGATTAATTAGTCTCGTTCTTTTCTTAATATTTATGAAAAATCCGCATACACAACAAGAAGAAGCCCTTGCAGCAATGTATGATAATGTAATTATTAAAAATGCTGAAAATGCGGTTGCACAATGTACTCGCTGGCAACAAACTTTAAATGAAACCTCATTAGGGCAACGCCAGCCGAATCTTGATAATGCTTTTAGCCATTTAGTATTAGCTTGGAAAGCTGTTGAGGCTACTTATATAGCCGGCGATCTTGATCAAATGGCGATTGATTATCCCCGTTATTTAGATATTTTTCATACTGGCAATGAAAGTATTACCCAACAAATGCAAAAAGTGATCAAAAGTAATTCTAAGGCACAGTATGCTCTTTACAAGCATTCTTATAAAACCATTAATGCACTTGAAGCCATTTTATATATGGAAGATCAATTAACCGAACGCAAATTAGCGTTGGCAAAAGAGATTAGCCATAATATTTGCGAACGTTTAAGCGATATTAATCACGTCTATCAAACGAAACGAAGTGAGTTTTTAAGTAATCGTAATAATGCACTATCAATGTTGGTCAATGTCTTAGCCAATCAAACATTAGTTTTAAAAGATTGGAGAATTGGTGATGTTGCGGGTTTAACCAAAAAATATTTATCCCAACCCGATGCTAAGCGAAGTGAATACTATTTAAGTCATTTAAGCCTTGCGGCAATTAAGACAATTTTAAATACGCAAAAACAATTAATTGAAAAACAAACTTATCCTAACTTTGTTGAAATTGCTGAAATTTATTCAGCTCAAAAACAGCTTGAAAAAGTACAACAAGATCTAATCCAAGCCGAAAATGAAATTACAAAATTAGAAAAAGAACCGCTTCACTTTTCACAACAACCTCAAATTAATACCTTGTATCAAATCATTAGTAGGTTACAAAGTGGTTATTACAATAATCTGATTCACGCTTTACCCGTAACGACAAAAATTTTAGAAGCTGATGGCGATTAATCTTGGAGCGAAAGATGATAATTATTGATGATTATTTATTAAACCCTGAACAACGACTGTATTGGGGCTATTTAGTGGCAGCATTGAGTATTGCAATACTCTATTATGTAGTCAGTCCTAAACCTAATAGCATTCAACTAAAAACTGTTTTCGGTAAAGCAAAAGCCTATTGGTTTCACCCTAGTGCTACCCTTGATTACCGCTATTTCATTGCCGTTTGGTTGATTAAAGTTTACCTATTATTACCCTTACTACTCTCAGCGGAAAGCGTAGCCTTATACGTTAATCTTGCACTGCAAAAATTACATAGTCCATTACATTTAGCTCTACCTAACTGGCTCATTACCCTGTTATATACCACCAGTTTATTTCTTACGAGTGAATTTACCCGTTATTGGTTGCATCGCTGGTTGCATACTGTGCCTTGGTTATGGCAATTCCATAAAGTACACCATAGTGCTGAAATTCTGACTCCTCTAACCTTTTATCGAGTTCACCCTTTTGAAAATTTTTTATTCGGACTACGTTATGCCTTAACTGTTGGTATCGTAACGGGTATATTCCTTTGGGGAGTTGGTTCAGGTTTAACCATCTATACTATCGGTGGTGCAAATATCTTTATTTGGTTAATGGCAATGTTAGGTGGTAATTTACGTCATTCCCATATTTATTTACGTTACCCTAAAGCCCTAGAACGCTGGTTTATTTCACCAGCACAGCACCAACTACATCACACTTACCAATTTGCTGCACGCAATTATGGTGGTTATCTCAGTATTTTTGATCGCCTCTTTAATACATTACAAACCAGTGAAAATATACAACAACCAACACAATTCGGTTTTCCTGAAAAAATGGCAAAACCCTATCGAGGTCTTATCGGCTTACTCAAACAACCTTTCATTGATTGTTGGCAATTATGGAAAAAGACAAAATGAAACAAAATTATGCTAGATTGATAGTGGTAGCATTATCTACCATTATTCAAGCCAATATCGCTTATGGGCAACCTCAAAATTCCATTCCACTCGTTGATAAAGCAACGCTGGGTGGTGAACTTTTTTTTGATCCCGACCTATCACTATATCAAAATCAAAGTTGTTCAACCTGCCACAGCCCAAAACACGCTTTTATTGATCCGAGAAAAAATCAAGCTAATGGTATAGCCTCTGAAGGCAGTGATGGGCATTCTTTTGGTAACCGTAATACACCAACGGCAAGCTATGCTCAATTTTCCCCACTTTTTCATTTTGACGAAAAAACAGGAGAATATGTCGGAGGGCAATTCTGGGACGGAAGGGCGATCGATCTTGCTGATCAAGCTGGTGGTCCACCACTTAACCCTGTTGAAATGGCTATGCCAAATAAAAATACTGTTATCGAACGTTTAAAAACGAAACCGTTTTACTACGAAAACTTTATTCATCTTTATGGAAAAAATGTTTGGGATACCGCAGAAAGTGCTTATTCTGCAATGGCTGATGCAATTTCTCAATACGAAAAAACTGATTTCTTTGCCCCTTTTGATGCAAAATATGACCGCTATTTGCGTGGTGAATATGAATTAACACTGTTAGAAGATCTCGGTAGAACACTCTTTTTCTCAAATAACAACCTGAAGTGTAAAGAATGCCATTCGTTAGATCAGCGTGAAGATCGTATAGGGGAAACTTTTACCAACTATCAATACCACAATATTGGCGTTCCATCTAATCCTGAACTAATTGCCTTAAATCATTTACCACCAGATTATAAAGATGCTGGACTTGCTGATAATCCTTATATCACAGACCCAGTAGAAAAAGAAAAACAACGGGGTAAATTTAAAGTTCCTTCACTACGTAACGTTGCGGTTACCGCACCTTATATGCACAATGGTGTTTTCAAAGATCTACGCACTGTTATTCTTTTTTATGATAGATATAACAATCCGCAAAACACGATCAATCCAGAAACAGGAAAACCTTGGCGGCAGCCTGAGTTTCCTAATACATTAAGCATTGATAAACTGTTAGCAAAAAAACTTAACGATCGGAAAATTGATGCACTAGTCGCTTTCCTTGAAACCTTAACTGATAAACGTTATGAACCTTTATTGGAGCAACAGAAAAAAGCAAAAGCGAGCGAAAAACAACCGATAAAATAAACTACCAAAATAAAAACCTTCTTACATTAAGAAGGTTTTTTATTTAAAAATCAAAGGGATTAAGTCACGCCTAACCTAATCAACAAGTTGTTTTAAAATTCTACGAATAGGCTCCGCCGCTCCCCATAAAAGTTGATCGCCAACAGTAAATGCAGCCAGATATTCTGCACCTAAATTCAATTTACGTAAACGACCAACTGGTACACTTAATGTTCCTGTAACTTTAGTTGGTGTTAATTCTTGTAAAGTCGCTTCTTTTTCATTTGGAATAACTTTCACCCATTCATTATGTGAAGCGAGGATCTGTTCAATCTCAGCAAGAGGAATATCTTTTTTTAATTTAATGGTAAATGCCTGACTATGGCAACGTAATGCCCCAATCCGTACACACAAACCATCAATTGGGATAGGATTTTCACTTAGACCAAGAATTTTATTGGTTTCTGCAAATCCTTTCCATTCTTCTTTGGTTTGACCACTGTCTAATAACTTATCAATCCACGGAATTAAACTGCCTGCAAGTGGTGCGCCAAAATTCTCACAAGGGAGATCTGTTCTCATTTTTTCCGTTACTTTACGTTCAATCTCAAGAATTGATGAAGCTGGGTTGGCTAAATCTGTTTTAACACTCGTTTCTAATTCGCCCATTTGTTTGAGTAGTTCTCGCATATTTTTTGCACCTGCACCACTCGCAGCTTGATAAGTTGCCACCGAAACCCATTCAACCAGATCACGTTCAAATAGACCACCTAATGCCATTAACATTAAACTCACGGTGCAGTTACCACCGACAAAGGTCTTAATGCCATTTTTTAAACCCTCACTAATCACTTGTTGATTAACTGGATCTAAAACAATAATAGCCTCTTTTTCCATACGTAATGCTGAAGCAGCATCAACCCAATAACCATTCCACCCTGTGGCTCTTAATTTAGGATAAATTTCATTGGTATAATCACCACCTTGACAGGTAACAATAATATCTTGCTGTTTTAAAGCCTCAATATCATACGCATTGAGTAGAATACCTGCATCTTTGCCAGAAAATGTAGGGGCTGGTTGCCCTGCTTGGGAGGTAGTAAAAAAAGTTGGAATAATTTTGGTAAAATCTTGCTCTTCTTGCATACGATCCATTAAAACTGAACCAACCATACCTCGCCAACCAACAAAACCGACTTTTTGCATAATGTTTTCCTTAATAAATAATAATAAATGTTGTGTTTACCTAAAATTTATCTAATTAATTACTCTATACGCTAATAAAAATCAATAAATTAGCAAAAATTTTTCTATTTTAATTAATAATGTTAAAAATCAACGCTATTTCAAATTCTAAAAATCACCAAATTAGCATTACAATGCCTTACTAAAAATAAAATAAATATTAAACGGAAAAGTCAACATAGCAATTTATCAACATTAACACCACACTTTTAATCTCATTATTTACATTTTCAATAAAATTTTAGAACTAGATCTCATTTTATTTTTGACAAAACTATTATAATAGTAAGCGATATAGTGATTCACTATAGACAACACAATATCTCCAATCCTGTAAATTCTCTTTCTAACGAGGTAACTTTATGAAAAAAAGTTTTTTTGCCAAGTCTGTATTAGCCACCCTATTATTATCTAGTCTTTTCGGCTGTGCTAGCCAGTCTGAAACCGCAGATCATTGGCAAGCAGGAAAAACTTACTATTTTTCCGTATTACATACTAACGATCACCACGGTCGCTTTTGGCAAAATAGCAATGGCGAATATGGTATGGCGGCAAGAAAAACTTTATTAGATCAAATGCGAGCTGATATTAAAGCGAAAGGCGGAACATCACTATTATTATCTGGTGGTGATATCAA is part of the Mergibacter septicus genome and encodes:
- a CDS encoding imelysin family protein, with amino-acid sequence MLKLKHLTLAICTALAIGTIALPTSAANELNTHQVAQAQSFLTTYAKLADLSYAAALKDAKALQQAINQFVKNPTATTLAAAKQAWLNSRESYGQTEIFRLSQGPIDAEEGWVEAKYGNKEGQINAWPLDENLIDYTIDAEGKRTSGNIIDSTGDFNPGGENPTAVNVDQITPEVITELNENGGEANVASGYHAIEFLLWGQDQDYNNFLEDNITHGPMTAGQRPLSDFTTDKFAKRRLAYLKAATDKLVDDLQVVYSAWTPTGEYRQALTGKLTGKQAKDNIPTGSALKDIFIGMGMFIKSELANERIAVAVLTPSEEDEHSCFSDNTHRDIAQNFLGFENVLLGKYNGKKIGIAPIDQLNAKDKTEIEKMLKSINTRIAKINHLAQTTMHFDYQIRPENKEAVQNIVSLKNELRRLGDKMVIVAKAYGITLTTDDVTDSEENHDYEK
- a CDS encoding di-heme oxidoredictase family protein, coding for MNAFLSILGRHFLRATLLLMPISAFSSSHLFESRQYLPSHNAISNLTDEEVDQFTLGRSFFTVPWVAAPSATTARDGLGPLFNANACVACHSETRHKTPFKANENVHRTLVFKLSQPQKHHLRPAHLVTMPDPVYGLQIAINATGTVPFEAKTNVKWEFHTEMLADGTKIELRRPIGYLTELNYGDLDPDTKISLRLAPVLVGLGLLAQVPDQQIIALAEQQAKTAGSVKGKVQWVFNPYTQQKELGRFGYKAAHSTIRMQTADAAHNDMGLTNPFYPEENCSESQIACKNAVRSRHSPQGRIDLPLLRLNAIAFYLEKLKAPANLTSQYSSLGEKIFDQIGCAQCHQPYLTTQNNIRFQPYTDMLLHDMGEGLEDNRPEFEASSRMWKTTPLWGIGAKLRAGIPFLHDGRARNLTEAILWHDGESKTAKQKFKQLDQTERQNLLKFLESL
- a CDS encoding imelysin family protein is translated as MKKILISLGLISLVLFLIFMKNPHTQQEEALAAMYDNVIIKNAENAVAQCTRWQQTLNETSLGQRQPNLDNAFSHLVLAWKAVEATYIAGDLDQMAIDYPRYLDIFHTGNESITQQMQKVIKSNSKAQYALYKHSYKTINALEAILYMEDQLTERKLALAKEISHNICERLSDINHVYQTKRSEFLSNRNNALSMLVNVLANQTLVLKDWRIGDVAGLTKKYLSQPDAKRSEYYLSHLSLAAIKTILNTQKQLIEKQTYPNFVEIAEIYSAQKQLEKVQQDLIQAENEITKLEKEPLHFSQQPQINTLYQIISRLQSGYYNNLIHALPVTTKILEADGD
- a CDS encoding sterol desaturase family protein, with protein sequence MIIIDDYLLNPEQRLYWGYLVAALSIAILYYVVSPKPNSIQLKTVFGKAKAYWFHPSATLDYRYFIAVWLIKVYLLLPLLLSAESVALYVNLALQKLHSPLHLALPNWLITLLYTTSLFLTSEFTRYWLHRWLHTVPWLWQFHKVHHSAEILTPLTFYRVHPFENFLFGLRYALTVGIVTGIFLWGVGSGLTIYTIGGANIFIWLMAMLGGNLRHSHIYLRYPKALERWFISPAQHQLHHTYQFAARNYGGYLSIFDRLFNTLQTSENIQQPTQFGFPEKMAKPYRGLIGLLKQPFIDCWQLWKKTK
- a CDS encoding cytochrome-c peroxidase — translated: MKQNYARLIVVALSTIIQANIAYGQPQNSIPLVDKATLGGELFFDPDLSLYQNQSCSTCHSPKHAFIDPRKNQANGIASEGSDGHSFGNRNTPTASYAQFSPLFHFDEKTGEYVGGQFWDGRAIDLADQAGGPPLNPVEMAMPNKNTVIERLKTKPFYYENFIHLYGKNVWDTAESAYSAMADAISQYEKTDFFAPFDAKYDRYLRGEYELTLLEDLGRTLFFSNNNLKCKECHSLDQREDRIGETFTNYQYHNIGVPSNPELIALNHLPPDYKDAGLADNPYITDPVEKEKQRGKFKVPSLRNVAVTAPYMHNGVFKDLRTVILFYDRYNNPQNTINPETGKPWRQPEFPNTLSIDKLLAKKLNDRKIDALVAFLETLTDKRYEPLLEQQKKAKASEKQPIK
- the asd gene encoding aspartate-semialdehyde dehydrogenase, whose protein sequence is MQKVGFVGWRGMVGSVLMDRMQEEQDFTKIIPTFFTTSQAGQPAPTFSGKDAGILLNAYDIEALKQQDIIVTCQGGDYTNEIYPKLRATGWNGYWVDAASALRMEKEAIIVLDPVNQQVISEGLKNGIKTFVGGNCTVSLMLMALGGLFERDLVEWVSVATYQAASGAGAKNMRELLKQMGELETSVKTDLANPASSILEIERKVTEKMRTDLPCENFGAPLAGSLIPWIDKLLDSGQTKEEWKGFAETNKILGLSENPIPIDGLCVRIGALRCHSQAFTIKLKKDIPLAEIEQILASHNEWVKVIPNEKEATLQELTPTKVTGTLSVPVGRLRKLNLGAEYLAAFTVGDQLLWGAAEPIRRILKQLVD